Proteins encoded in a region of the Natrarchaeobius halalkaliphilus genome:
- a CDS encoding helix-turn-helix transcriptional regulator, with amino-acid sequence MYDLTGFQRDLLYVAAGLDEPHGLAIKDELEKYYESEIHHGRLYPNLDTLVDKGLLEKGTKDRRTNFYTVTRRGQREVEDRRGWEDQYVEDLL; translated from the coding sequence ATGTACGACCTGACTGGATTCCAGCGTGACCTGCTGTACGTTGCTGCTGGTCTGGACGAACCGCACGGGCTGGCAATCAAGGACGAACTCGAGAAGTATTACGAATCCGAAATTCATCACGGTCGACTCTATCCGAACCTCGATACGTTAGTCGACAAGGGACTCCTCGAGAAAGGGACCAAAGATCGCCGCACGAACTTCTATACGGTAACCCGCCGCGGTCAGCGCGAGGTCGAGGACCGACGTGGTTGGGAGGATCAGTACGTCGAGGACCTCCTCTAG
- a CDS encoding MFS transporter gives MTDRGPLEWNGSVLLVLAAFVLAALNLRPAIASVPPVLELIRADLGLSYTAVSLLTTIPMFCMGLFAFLTPRVARFGRERGLFWAIVLVGLATAARVASHHLVVLFATTIIVGIAIAVGQTLLPALVGEYFPERPSFATGIYSISLAVGAILAAALTVPIYQTTSSWAIGLASWASLGIVAAVVLVPLVREREKSPVETETVRRRLPWRNPLAWTVTLFFAGTSTIFYSGLTWLAPRYVALGWTETGAGFLLTVFLLAQPIGMGLFTLFGDRFDDRRLWIVGMGAIAAIGTIGIAITPLSSPWFFVILFGTGSGGLFAIALTLPIDLAPDGQATDRLATMAMGIGYILSAFGPSLIGSARDLTGSYVPAFVAMCVVSLILGLIGTAFNPAYEGTIA, from the coding sequence ATGACTGACCGCGGCCCGCTCGAGTGGAACGGTTCGGTCCTGCTCGTCCTGGCGGCGTTCGTACTGGCCGCACTCAACCTGAGACCGGCGATCGCGTCCGTTCCACCGGTTCTCGAGTTGATTCGAGCCGATCTCGGGCTTTCGTATACGGCCGTGAGTCTCTTGACGACGATTCCGATGTTCTGCATGGGACTGTTCGCGTTTCTGACCCCCAGGGTGGCCCGGTTCGGCCGGGAACGCGGTCTGTTCTGGGCGATCGTCCTCGTCGGGCTGGCGACGGCTGCCCGGGTCGCCAGCCACCACCTCGTCGTTCTGTTCGCGACGACGATCATCGTGGGTATCGCCATCGCTGTCGGTCAGACGCTGTTACCGGCGCTCGTCGGTGAGTACTTTCCGGAGCGACCGTCGTTTGCGACCGGCATCTATTCGATCAGTCTGGCGGTCGGAGCGATTCTCGCAGCGGCACTGACGGTGCCGATCTACCAGACGACCAGCTCGTGGGCTATCGGTCTGGCGAGCTGGGCATCGCTCGGGATCGTCGCAGCGGTCGTCCTCGTTCCACTGGTGCGCGAACGCGAGAAGTCACCCGTGGAGACGGAAACTGTCCGTCGTCGACTTCCGTGGCGCAATCCCCTCGCGTGGACGGTAACGCTCTTTTTCGCCGGAACGTCGACGATTTTCTACTCCGGGCTCACCTGGCTGGCACCGCGATACGTCGCACTCGGCTGGACCGAAACCGGGGCCGGGTTCCTGTTGACCGTCTTCTTACTCGCACAGCCGATCGGTATGGGGCTGTTTACGCTGTTCGGTGATCGCTTCGACGACCGTCGTCTCTGGATCGTCGGGATGGGTGCCATCGCAGCTATTGGCACTATTGGAATCGCCATTACACCTCTCTCGTCTCCGTGGTTCTTCGTGATCCTCTTTGGAACCGGGAGCGGTGGACTGTTCGCGATCGCGCTTACGCTCCCCATCGATCTCGCGCCAGACGGCCAGGCGACCGATCGCCTTGCGACGATGGCGATGGGGATCGGGTACATACTCTCGGCGTTCGGTCCGTCTCTCATCGGGAGCGCCCGAGACCTGACCGGCAGCTACGTGCCCGCGTTCGTCGCCATGTGCGTCGTGAGCCTGATCCTCGGCCTCATCGGCACCGCGTTCAATCCCGCCTACGAGGGAACGATCGCCTGA
- a CDS encoding phenylacetate--CoA ligase family protein yields MAGIDEGANIQSWTSILETHEQRLQEQIRYLLEESDYYRRKFDEWEIDPEEVRALEDLARVPFTTKDDERRCQHETEPDQPLGEHQAAPTGDLSITLSSSGTTGKPTYFGLTTDDREHWETLVARAAETMGVRSGDTVVHAIGRPIVPGGLPYINGFAKLGANVVPAGGGSSEQLLATLQDVSPDVLHSTPSHLEYLVDRAPEILGHGLDELGIRILIGGGEPGLGNPEVRERIRNGWGVNEIRDVIGIGDVSGAIAAECSHEHGAHYIAHGHIHPELIDPDTGERRSFEAGSDGELVYTPLTREATPLLRFRSGDYARVLGTDCPCGLKTPRVRIIGRADDMLIYKAKNVYPEALREVIVEVEGVTPQMKVVLPHDDKVQFTSPIPMRITRDESVARTDEAIVDELTSAVRNRLSVRVDPTLVSPGEIEPSQYKTDLIEIDEGGG; encoded by the coding sequence ATGGCAGGCATCGATGAGGGGGCGAACATCCAATCCTGGACGTCGATCCTCGAGACACACGAACAGCGGTTACAGGAACAGATACGGTACCTCCTCGAGGAGTCGGACTACTACCGACGGAAGTTCGACGAGTGGGAGATCGATCCTGAAGAAGTTCGGGCGCTCGAAGACCTCGCTCGGGTTCCGTTTACGACGAAGGACGACGAACGCCGGTGTCAACACGAGACGGAACCGGATCAGCCTCTTGGCGAGCATCAGGCGGCCCCGACCGGCGACCTCTCGATTACCCTTTCGTCGTCGGGAACGACCGGGAAGCCGACGTACTTCGGGTTGACCACGGACGACCGGGAACACTGGGAGACCCTGGTTGCGAGGGCGGCCGAGACGATGGGGGTCCGCTCCGGCGATACGGTGGTCCACGCCATCGGTCGACCGATCGTCCCCGGCGGCCTACCGTACATCAACGGCTTCGCGAAGCTGGGCGCGAACGTCGTTCCTGCGGGCGGTGGGAGCAGCGAACAACTCCTCGCGACGCTGCAGGACGTTTCGCCCGACGTGCTCCACTCGACGCCGTCCCACCTCGAATATCTCGTCGATCGCGCACCGGAGATCCTCGGTCACGGGCTCGACGAACTCGGGATTCGGATCCTCATCGGGGGTGGCGAGCCCGGTCTCGGGAATCCGGAGGTTCGAGAGAGGATCCGGAACGGATGGGGCGTAAACGAGATACGCGACGTGATCGGAATCGGTGACGTATCCGGTGCGATCGCAGCGGAGTGTTCTCACGAACACGGCGCACACTACATCGCACACGGACACATCCATCCGGAACTGATCGATCCGGACACCGGCGAACGGCGATCGTTCGAGGCCGGTTCCGACGGCGAACTCGTCTACACGCCACTGACTCGAGAAGCCACGCCGCTGTTACGGTTTCGCTCCGGCGACTACGCACGGGTACTCGGGACGGATTGTCCCTGCGGACTGAAGACCCCGCGCGTGCGCATCATCGGTCGCGCCGACGATATGCTGATCTACAAGGCCAAAAACGTCTATCCCGAAGCGCTTCGCGAAGTAATCGTCGAGGTCGAGGGCGTCACACCGCAGATGAAGGTCGTCCTTCCACACGACGACAAAGTCCAGTTCACGTCACCGATTCCGATGCGCATCACCAGAGACGAGTCCGTCGCTCGAACCGACGAGGCGATCGTCGACGAGCTGACCTCCGCGGTCAGGAACCGCCTGAGCGTTCGAGTCGATCCGACACTCGTCTCGCCGGGCGAAATCGAGCCCTCACAGTACAAGACCGATCTCATCGAGATCGACGAGGGAGGTGGGTGA
- a CDS encoding MaoC family dehydratase — translation MSVELPDYGTIDVGTTGPAITVDAVSSEEFVRYAGASGDFNPLHYDYEYARNAGHDGVFAQGMFTAGILSRAVTEWFGIEAVSTFDVRFVETVHPGDSIRAQAVVADVRTGASSHGIDLELTAEIDDGTTVATGRATVALSGIEEE, via the coding sequence GTGAGCGTCGAATTGCCGGACTACGGGACGATCGACGTCGGGACGACGGGACCGGCGATAACCGTCGACGCGGTGTCCAGCGAAGAGTTCGTGCGATATGCGGGTGCGAGCGGCGACTTCAACCCGCTTCACTACGATTACGAGTACGCCCGGAACGCGGGCCACGACGGCGTGTTCGCACAGGGGATGTTTACCGCCGGAATCCTGTCACGCGCCGTCACCGAGTGGTTCGGTATCGAAGCGGTGTCGACGTTCGACGTTCGCTTCGTCGAGACGGTCCATCCCGGCGACAGTATCCGGGCACAGGCTGTCGTTGCGGACGTTCGAACCGGAGCATCGTCACACGGGATCGATCTCGAGTTGACGGCCGAGATCGACGACGGGACGACGGTCGCGACCGGACGTGCGACGGTCGCGCTGAGCGGAATCGAAGAGGAGTGA
- a CDS encoding enoyl-CoA hydratase/isomerase family protein — protein sequence MSIESDLIDVTREDRIATITLNRPERKNALSRALVCDLIETVQFLEETATRVVIIRGAGGTFSAGGDLEQSPDEFVEEVSKSIDVIDAIHTSPVPYIAAIEGAAVGGGLELALACDLRVAGVEARVGLPETTVGIFPCAGGTRFLPRMIGTTRAKELVLTGRLISGDRAASWGLVNRAVDAADVMDTASDLAEAISSNSPTAVEATLRSTNEAFDTPVIEGTRWDEELAQTVAHHPDFEEGKQAFLENRSPVFEDR from the coding sequence ATGTCCATCGAGAGCGATCTGATCGACGTCACACGCGAGGATCGTATCGCGACGATTACCCTGAACCGTCCTGAACGCAAGAATGCGCTTTCGCGGGCACTCGTTTGCGATCTCATAGAGACGGTACAGTTCCTCGAGGAGACGGCGACTCGAGTCGTTATTATCCGGGGTGCAGGCGGGACGTTCAGCGCCGGCGGCGATCTCGAGCAATCTCCGGACGAGTTCGTCGAGGAGGTTTCGAAATCGATCGACGTGATCGATGCGATCCACACGTCTCCCGTCCCGTACATTGCAGCGATCGAGGGAGCGGCCGTCGGAGGGGGACTCGAACTCGCACTCGCGTGTGACCTTCGGGTTGCCGGCGTGGAGGCGCGAGTCGGGCTTCCCGAGACGACCGTCGGGATCTTCCCGTGTGCGGGTGGGACGAGGTTTCTTCCCCGGATGATCGGAACGACGCGAGCGAAAGAACTGGTGCTCACCGGCCGCCTGATTTCGGGCGACCGGGCGGCGTCGTGGGGCCTGGTCAACCGTGCCGTCGACGCCGCCGACGTAATGGATACCGCGTCCGATCTCGCAGAGGCGATCAGCTCGAACTCACCGACGGCAGTCGAAGCCACGCTCAGATCGACGAACGAAGCGTTCGACACGCCCGTCATCGAGGGTACTCGATGGGACGAGGAACTCGCGCAAACCGTCGCTCACCATCCGGATTTCGAAGAGGGAAAGCAGGCGTTCCTCGAGAACCGGTCACCCGTCTTCGAGGACCGATAG
- a CDS encoding formyltransferase family protein produces the protein MSVDEPISVGILCEPYLYEWHVRALETLENELDVRIPLVVSNARNRDCELESWNDRKRVRLDDFEQFYDAIRREGAWSFVLAERTLARILGDEQQLWHRHTVDTVACLENAAHVRCDPSMEKGWFEFPDEIVTRVAADCDVVVLFGFGLIRGAILNAPEYGILSFHPADIRSYRGMGPPPMFHDGAEIAGTTLQQLDESIDGGKIVAYDDVDISDCYTLWDVFDRIVRVQIELLTNGISAVTRPDFEPTTVPTAQLGDLYYRETRRTVGFSGRILLNNLLGRTVRQTTRLSRHLSRLGSGPGHRTN, from the coding sequence ATGTCCGTGGATGAGCCAATCTCGGTCGGGATCCTCTGTGAGCCGTACCTCTACGAGTGGCACGTCCGCGCACTCGAGACGCTCGAGAACGAATTGGACGTTCGAATACCACTCGTCGTGAGCAACGCCCGAAACCGTGACTGCGAACTCGAGTCCTGGAACGACCGAAAACGCGTTCGTCTCGACGACTTCGAACAGTTCTACGACGCAATTCGTCGAGAGGGCGCGTGGTCGTTCGTCCTCGCTGAACGAACCCTCGCGAGGATACTTGGTGACGAACAGCAGCTGTGGCATCGCCACACCGTTGATACCGTCGCGTGTCTGGAAAACGCCGCCCACGTTCGCTGTGATCCCTCCATGGAGAAGGGATGGTTCGAGTTCCCGGACGAGATCGTCACTCGAGTCGCCGCCGACTGTGACGTCGTCGTCTTGTTCGGCTTCGGACTCATTCGTGGTGCAATATTGAACGCACCGGAATACGGTATTCTGAGCTTTCACCCCGCAGATATCAGGTCCTACCGCGGGATGGGACCGCCACCGATGTTCCACGACGGTGCCGAAATCGCCGGCACGACGTTGCAGCAACTGGACGAATCGATCGACGGAGGGAAGATCGTCGCCTACGACGACGTCGACATCAGCGATTGCTATACCTTATGGGACGTGTTCGATCGAATCGTTCGCGTACAGATCGAACTCCTGACGAATGGAATATCCGCGGTGACCAGACCTGATTTCGAGCCGACGACGGTCCCAACCGCTCAACTCGGTGATCTGTACTATCGGGAGACACGTCGAACCGTTGGATTCTCCGGCCGGATTTTACTGAACAACCTCCTCGGCCGAACGGTTCGCCAGACCACCAGGCTCTCGAGACACCTCTCCCGTCTCGGTTCAGGTCCTGGCCACCGTACTAACTGA
- a CDS encoding FAS1-like dehydratase domain-containing protein: MPERSLTELKSMVGTSKRIVEGMQIEAGKVAEFARAIGCESPEYYDEEAATSAGLEGIPAPVTFLRTSVFPRYRPDGMGRDPVFDLGFEKRREVHGEHAIEFERPIYVGDTLSATATLADVYQRESDDGGAMTFAVQEIDYADETNEPVATERMTVIELPGDGRTEDTS; encoded by the coding sequence ATGCCCGAGCGATCACTCACCGAGTTGAAATCGATGGTCGGGACGTCGAAGCGGATCGTCGAAGGAATGCAGATCGAGGCGGGCAAAGTAGCCGAGTTCGCTCGAGCCATCGGGTGTGAATCTCCCGAGTACTACGACGAAGAGGCGGCTACCTCGGCCGGTCTGGAGGGGATTCCGGCACCGGTTACGTTCCTTCGGACGTCCGTCTTTCCTCGATACCGGCCGGACGGAATGGGCCGCGATCCCGTCTTCGACCTCGGCTTCGAGAAACGTCGCGAGGTCCACGGCGAACACGCTATCGAGTTCGAACGGCCGATATACGTGGGAGACACGCTCAGCGCAACAGCGACCCTCGCCGACGTCTACCAGCGTGAATCCGACGACGGGGGGGCGATGACGTTCGCCGTCCAGGAGATCGACTATGCGGACGAGACGAACGAACCCGTCGCGACGGAACGGATGACCGTCATCGAACTCCCCGGAGACGGCCGAACGGAGGACACGTCGTGA
- a CDS encoding YjiH family protein — protein MLDETPWLNDNQDTHRAEAEPEAKTISEVDLVEIRSGPVTKFVIAFLIGFLFFLVPVPWDGQVTVPFDIVVSWITESFPMIAGVYAMALIVAGGLLTTLAELRKREVIDIGEETASRLTLPYWETAAAFWLFRVVGAVLAPFLFLGIGPEWMVSPATGGLVWGTLILSVAVIIPIGAIFINLFVELGGLEFVGTMARPIMRPLFKIPGRAALDSVASWVGSYSVGLYVTRNVFDRGEYSKQDVYIISTCFATVSIGFVGVVAATVDLLELFPIIFVAYLVCIAITGFILVRIPPLSNVPEEYITEPNPETPFRGSPGDYFRFGLSEAVKKADEGGSIIGASVRGFVDGLKLAILILGTILSIGLAAVVIAEFTPTFDIISQPLVPVIQLLGIPDAELVAPATIIGITEMFIPALLVVEADPMARFFIAVLSISQLIFFSAVGPMMMDMFSDIPIRFRDLVLLFVMRTIILVPVIAAMTHLVAMLGLL, from the coding sequence ATGCTAGATGAAACTCCGTGGCTGAACGATAATCAGGACACGCACAGGGCCGAGGCGGAGCCGGAGGCGAAGACGATCTCCGAGGTCGATCTCGTCGAAATTCGATCGGGCCCCGTCACGAAATTCGTGATCGCGTTTTTGATCGGATTTCTCTTCTTCCTCGTTCCGGTTCCCTGGGACGGACAGGTGACGGTTCCGTTCGATATCGTCGTTAGCTGGATCACCGAATCGTTCCCGATGATCGCCGGCGTATACGCGATGGCACTCATCGTCGCTGGCGGCCTGTTGACGACGCTCGCGGAGCTTCGAAAGCGAGAGGTCATCGATATCGGTGAGGAGACCGCCTCTCGGTTGACCCTCCCCTACTGGGAGACGGCCGCCGCGTTCTGGCTGTTCCGCGTCGTCGGCGCGGTGCTCGCTCCGTTCCTGTTTCTCGGTATCGGGCCCGAATGGATGGTCTCGCCCGCGACCGGCGGACTCGTCTGGGGAACCCTCATCCTGAGCGTCGCCGTCATCATCCCGATTGGCGCGATCTTCATCAACCTGTTCGTCGAACTCGGCGGCCTCGAGTTCGTCGGCACGATGGCGCGACCGATCATGCGACCGCTGTTCAAGATACCCGGCCGCGCGGCTCTCGACAGCGTCGCCTCCTGGGTCGGCTCCTACAGCGTCGGACTCTACGTCACCCGCAACGTCTTCGACCGCGGCGAGTACTCGAAACAGGACGTCTACATCATCAGTACGTGTTTCGCGACGGTCTCGATCGGCTTCGTCGGCGTCGTCGCCGCGACCGTCGACTTACTCGAGTTGTTCCCGATAATCTTCGTCGCGTATCTCGTCTGTATCGCGATCACCGGCTTTATTCTGGTTCGAATACCGCCGCTCAGTAACGTCCCTGAAGAGTACATCACCGAACCGAACCCCGAAACGCCCTTCCGCGGTTCGCCCGGGGATTACTTCCGGTTCGGACTCTCGGAGGCGGTCAAGAAGGCCGACGAGGGCGGGTCGATCATCGGCGCGTCGGTTCGTGGGTTCGTCGACGGTCTCAAGCTCGCGATCCTCATCCTCGGAACGATCCTCTCGATCGGTCTCGCCGCCGTCGTGATCGCGGAGTTCACGCCGACGTTCGACATCATCTCGCAGCCGCTCGTTCCGGTCATCCAACTTCTCGGCATTCCCGACGCCGAACTCGTCGCTCCCGCGACGATCATCGGAATAACCGAGATGTTCATCCCCGCGCTGTTGGTCGTCGAAGCGGATCCGATGGCTCGCTTTTTCATCGCCGTGCTGTCGATTTCGCAGCTGATTTTCTTCTCTGCGGTCGGCCCGATGATGATGGACATGTTCAGCGACATTCCGATCCGCTTCCGTGATCTCGTGTTGCTGTTCGTCATGCGGACGATTATTCTCGTTCCGGTTATCGCAGCGATGACTCACCTCGTCGCGATGCTCGGCCTGCTCTGA